From the genome of Littorina saxatilis isolate snail1 unplaced genomic scaffold, US_GU_Lsax_2.0 scaffold_1785, whole genome shotgun sequence, one region includes:
- the LOC138954645 gene encoding uncharacterized protein, translating into MAQADWLREVMNELEDGDSLVSIVSSADIDALPIHLFALGRFWQRSEDRSFKVPVHLVLQKAKGRMDVYNVCKIARALEHRFGDDAAMRVAVALTLGGNDFLPKFEGISHKTVVDSIIRNGFLQDFVKFRSDGGGELTSGKLDRDIYLRLIKHLYCPAVYNPENLTATEVRHLSITSAKKGYKDPNKWMPPVSALLQVAQLIDLQIQYLFTAGNHSAKLPDFLEHDCFIQDEKGRIRHNFGPERRAEELNELLVLDEEHLKRSLEMAKHNKGKRLQDDTPQKGKRRKAAKRQLTSTPRKDTDAATILVNFVDESSASSDDNDAAS; encoded by the exons ATGGCACAAGCTGACTGGCTTCGAGAGGTTATGAACGAACTTGAAGACGGAGACAGCTTAGTGTCAATTGTTTCCTCTGCAGACATTGATGCTCTACCCATCCACCTTTTTGCGCTCGGGAGATTCTGGCAGAGAAGTGAAGACAGAAGTTTCAAAGTCCCTGTCCACCTTGTCCTCCAGAAAGCAAAAGGGCGGATGGATGTATACAATGTCTGCAAAATTGCAAGGGCTCTGGAGCATCGCTTCGGGGACGACGCAGCAATGCGTGTTGCTGTTGCCCTTACATTAGGGGGGAacgattttcttccaaaatttGAGGGTATCTCCCACAAGACGGTAGTCGATTCCATCATACGGAATGGATTTCTGCAAGACTTTGTGAAGTTCAGATCGGACGGCGGCGGGGAGCTCACCTCCGGGAAGCTTGACAGAGACATATACCTGCGTCTCATCAAGCATCTCTATTGTCCCGCGGTATACAACCCGGAGAATCTGACAGCGACCGAAGTGAGGCACCTCTCCATCACCAGCGCAAAGAAAGGTTACAAAGACCCAAACAAGTGGATGCCGCCTGTGTCAGCCCTCTTGCAAGTGGCGCAGCTGATTGACTTGCAAATCCAGTACCTTTTCACAGCAGGCAATCACTCTGCGAAGCTGCCTGATTTCTTGGAACATGACTGTTTTATTCAGGACGAAAAGGGAAGGATACGGCACAACTTTGGACCCGAACGGCGCGCAGAGGAACTCAACGAACTTCTTGTTCTTGACGAAGAACACTTGAAAAGATCTCTTGAAATGGCCAAGCACAACAAAGGGAAGCGACTTCAGGACGACACCCCTCAGAAAGGAAAACGCAGGAAAGCAGCAAAGCGGCAGCTTACATCCACACCTAG AAAAGACACCGATGCAGCGACCATCCTGGTCAATTTCGTGGATGAGAGCAGTGCTTCCTCCGACGACAACGATGCCGCTTCGAA